ATTGGTCCAGGTGAAAGTCCACAAGATGGTTCAACTTATACTGAGTCTTCTGGAGTTCAAAAAGACAGTATAAAACCTGAAATTAAAGCGAAAAAGAAGAATCAGAAAAAATAATAATTGTATATAAGAATTGAATTAAAAGTTAAAAACCTCTTTGTTTAGAAAAGCAAAGAGGTTTTTATTTTGAAGTCAGGTGTCAATTTGGTTTTCCCATTTTTATCACTGCCTATTGTGACTGAAAACTGAAAACTGCAGACTAAAATTTAAAAAATTATCCGCCAGTTTCCATATTAGGCGCATCGACTGGTTTTGATTGTGAAGAGCCTATTTGGCGTAAATAAATGGATAAAATAATGATGGCGAAAACAGATAAGAATTCGCTCTGCCAGTTCTGAAACGATTCAAACCAAAACCTCGAATGTCCAATATAGGATGCTGCGGTTTCTAAAGGTTCTCCCTTTAGAAGCAGCTGCTCGTTTTCATCTTTAAGGCTTCCGTAAAAATGAATTATAAATGAAATGAGAAATAAAAGAAATAAAGCGATGGTAAGCGAATGTTTATAAATTTTCAAAATAAAACCGCCTTTTTTTACAGCCCATGGAGCTTCTTTTTTGTTAGGATCTGGTTCGCGGTCAACATCTTCTGTTTCATTTATTTTCTTGGATTCAGATGATCCTTTCTGTTTTAAGAAAATAGTCAGCACTACATATAGTGTCATTTGAAGAAATTCGCTCTCCCAATTTTCAAAAGTAGATTGGTAAAAATGCCCTGATAATAGGTAAGAAGCAAAATTTATTGCGTTTGCTCCTTCATCTATTAATTCTTTGTTATGTTCTTCAAATCCAAATATAATCTGGCCTAAAAAAGAACTCATAAACAGCAGAAAAAAGCAGATAGATAAACCGTTATTTCTAAAAAATGTTTTCATTTTTATCGTGTTTTTCTTCAAAGTTCTCAAATACTGCGTTTAGAACTTTACACAATTTATTTTTTGATTTACAGTTTTTGCATTGGATTTGTTAAACATACTATGTGAATAGTATAAATTCTTTGATTTTTATAACTGATACAGGAAATTGTATAACAATTTTATATGTGAGAGTTCTAATTTTATCAATATTAGATTATGAATCAATTATAAATTAAAAAGATATTATTATGAAAACGCTATTAAAAACTAAAATTGCATTACTGCTTGTATTAGCAGGATTAGCATTCTCGTGTAAGAAGAACGAAACCACAAATAGTGATTCTTACGAAAATGACAGTATTAGCAATACAGTAGATACTGTTGGACCAGAAGTGGATACAACAACTGTTATTGATACTGCTGCCACAAAAATTAATACTGATTCTATTAAAAAATAGAATATAAATAATCCATAAAAAAAGAGCTGTTTAATTAAACAGCTCTTTATTTTTATGATAAACGTTTTAAGATTAACGCATGGCAAATCTTATCTTCAATCCATAAGATACTAATCTCATATTGTGTGAAGCCCCAGAATCAAAAACACTGTTGTATTTTAATTCTACCGGCAGATCTGGATTGTACTGTACAAGATTTTTAGCTTCGTTTTTATCGTAGATATTGTTTAGTCCGTAATCTAAATAAAGTCCGATGTAAATAGAATTTGTGCTTCCAATTACTTGTTTTAAACCCGTTTCAATTGTGGCAGAATACGATACATCTGTTTTTAAATCCTGTTTAGACGTTTTTAAATCATTAGTGCTGGCAAAACCGGCAAAAGCAGGACTGAATAATTCTACATTGTACTGCGGATAATAACCGCTTGTTGTAAGATTGCCCATTTTGGTTTGAAAACTGCCGCTTGAAGCAAATCCTATTTTAAAGCCTCCTGCTAGATATAATTTTGTAGTTCCTGGAGTTTCAAACTGAATTCCAATTGGTACATTGATATAAGCAAGTTTTTGCTCTTCTCTTAAGTTTGCAGCTTTATATCGAAATTGAAAAGATTCATTTTCGGCATCTACAGCATTGTATCTGCCAGAAATCGAACCAAATTTAATATCGGTATTATAAGTCTGATATTCAACTCCAACGCCAATACTTAAACCTTCATTTAAATAGTAGGAATAACGAAGACCAGCACTGACTCCATTTCCAGGAACATATTCTCCTCCTGTAGATTTAACAAATGAAAATGGACCTCCTACTGAAATTGAAAACTCCTGTTTTTTATCCTGACCATAGCTATTAAAACCCGCTGTTAAAAGCGCCGTTATCATAGCAAGTGATGTTATATATTTTTTCATCTTTTAAGATTTTATTATGCCGGTGCTGTGTTTGAAACAACACCGGCATGGTTTTATTTATTTTACAATTACTTTGAAAGACTTTTTAATATTTGGAGTTTCAAGAACTACAAGTAACGTATTGCCTGCAGCTGTTTCAGGTAATTGTATTTCAGTTTTAGCAGAAGAAGATTGAACAGTTTTTACTAACTGACCGCTTACAGAGAATAGACTGATCTGCATTTTCTCTAATTCTTCTGTTGGGAAATCAGCTTCAATAGTAATTGCTTTTCCTGTTTCGATTGGGTTAGGGTAAAGCTTAGCTTGAAGCGAATTTTTCAATGTAATCTGAGTTGGACAAGTTTGTAAAACTTTACCATCTTTAGTTGTCATTTTCACCATATATTGAGCATTTGGATCTAATAAAGATGTAATTGTCTCTCCTGCAGAATAGTATTGACCAGTTCCAATCAATTGTCCGTTTTTAAACCATTGGTAAGCTGTAAATTCGTAACCTCCGTTAGTTTGTGGATTATTGTTCACAAGAAGAACGTTGTTGAATTTTTGCTGTACAATATCAAAGAAATTAAATGGTTTTTCTACTGTAATTGTATAGGTTGCAGATAAAGTTCCGTCCTGAGAAGTAACTGTTACATCTTGAGTGTAGATTCCTGCTTTAGGAGTCTGAATCGTAAAGTTAGCAGAAGGAGTGATAACAGCACCAGATTCGTTTAGAACCGTGATATTTGGATTTGTTTCTCCACAAGCTAATACATGTGTAATTGTTTTTGCAGGATTATCGAAAACTTTATTTCCAATAGTAATTCTGGTAACGTCAACATTGTTGTTTAAGATTACCAATAATTGAGAAACATCTGCTGCTGGAAGATAATTGTTATCTCCTGCTTGGTGAGCAGTAATTAATATTTCTCCTGAGCTGGTCATTGTTACTTGACCTGAAGGCGTAACCGTTGCAGCTGGTGTTGGTGAATCGAAAGTGTATGTATATGTTACAGGCAGATTTGAATCTGAAACCGCATCTAAATTGAAAGTATTATTCAATCCAAGCGTTTTAACAGGAATTGCATTGAATGTAATTTGCTGTGGCGCTTTATTGATAACAAGATTCGCATTAAGCGTAATTGCAGAACAGTTTGGCGAAGTAGATGCTGGTGTTACAGTTGCAGTAATTGCATATGTTCCGGCATTTGTCGCTCCGTTGTTAGCAGAGTATGTTACAGTCGCTCCAGTTGGAAGATTAGCCACCTGAATTGAATGTGCAGTTCCGTCATAAGTAACTTGAGCATTGCTGAAAGTTACAGCATCAAGAGGAGAAGCATTTACTGTTACAGTTTGAAGCTGAGTAGAAACATTTCCGTTTCCGTCATCATAACTCCATGTGATAGTATATGTTCCCGCAGCAGTATAAGTTAAAGGATCTGTAGTAGTTCCGTTAATTGTTCCTGCACAATTATCTAAAGCAGTTGGAATCGCAATTTGTGATGCCAGTACTGAGCAATCTCCTGTAATTTGAGGTAGAGTTGCTAAAGTTGGAACTGGTGCAGTAGTATCTGGATTAGTTCCAATTGTTACATTTCCAGAAGTTGTACATCCGTTAGCATCTGTAATTGTTACTGTATAAGTTCCAGCAGTTAATCCTGTTGCAGTTGCAGCAGTTCCTCCAGAAGGAGACCAAGCATACGTGTAAGAGCCTGTTCCTCCA
This is a stretch of genomic DNA from Flavobacterium endoglycinae. It encodes these proteins:
- a CDS encoding DUF6766 family protein, with amino-acid sequence MKTFFRNNGLSICFFLLFMSSFLGQIIFGFEEHNKELIDEGANAINFASYLLSGHFYQSTFENWESEFLQMTLYVVLTIFLKQKGSSESKKINETEDVDREPDPNKKEAPWAVKKGGFILKIYKHSLTIALFLLFLISFIIHFYGSLKDENEQLLLKGEPLETAASYIGHSRFWFESFQNWQSEFLSVFAIIILSIYLRQIGSSQSKPVDAPNMETGG
- a CDS encoding outer membrane beta-barrel protein — protein: MKKYITSLAMITALLTAGFNSYGQDKKQEFSISVGGPFSFVKSTGGEYVPGNGVSAGLRYSYYLNEGLSIGVGVEYQTYNTDIKFGSISGRYNAVDAENESFQFRYKAANLREEQKLAYINVPIGIQFETPGTTKLYLAGGFKIGFASSGSFQTKMGNLTTSGYYPQYNVELFSPAFAGFASTNDLKTSKQDLKTDVSYSATIETGLKQVIGSTNSIYIGLYLDYGLNNIYDKNEAKNLVQYNPDLPVELKYNSVFDSGASHNMRLVSYGLKIRFAMR